Proteins co-encoded in one Thermoanaerobaculia bacterium genomic window:
- a CDS encoding MBL fold metallo-hydrolase: protein MIRRSMIPILALSIATAVSAAESPKPFFVLRDAGNGVWAAIAIPGMHAGGNAGFVVGTDAVAVVDTFGKPEAAEQLLAAIREKTNVPIRFVIDTHYHADHIAGNGVFAQAGAVVMAQRNVRAWARTENKRILFPPVTEEELRSIAGLTLPSLVYGDGLELDLGGRRVVVRVMPGHTGGDSVVVVPDSKVVFTGDLFWDHSLPNLVDADTARQIATLDTLARDYPDSAFVPGHGRFLDRPELDSWKLARASDVMALRDYLSGLRQAVKEARDAGKSGAALREDVLPKIRARWGDWFAFDFFAPKNIEQTEAELAGAKERPKPAD from the coding sequence ATGATTCGAAGATCGATGATTCCGATCCTGGCGCTGTCGATCGCGACCGCCGTGAGCGCCGCCGAGTCCCCGAAGCCGTTCTTCGTTCTCCGGGACGCCGGAAACGGAGTCTGGGCCGCGATCGCGATTCCGGGGATGCACGCCGGCGGGAACGCGGGATTCGTCGTGGGCACGGATGCCGTGGCCGTCGTCGACACGTTCGGAAAGCCGGAGGCGGCGGAGCAGCTCCTCGCCGCGATCCGGGAAAAGACGAACGTTCCGATCCGGTTCGTCATCGACACGCACTACCACGCCGATCACATCGCGGGGAACGGCGTCTTCGCGCAGGCGGGCGCCGTCGTGATGGCGCAGCGGAACGTCCGCGCCTGGGCGCGGACCGAGAACAAGCGCATCCTCTTCCCGCCCGTGACGGAAGAGGAGCTCCGCTCGATCGCGGGGCTGACGCTGCCCTCGCTCGTCTACGGCGACGGCCTCGAGCTCGATCTCGGCGGCCGGCGCGTCGTCGTGCGCGTGATGCCCGGCCACACCGGGGGCGACTCCGTCGTCGTGGTGCCGGATTCGAAGGTCGTCTTCACGGGCGACCTCTTCTGGGATCACTCGCTGCCGAACCTGGTCGACGCGGATACCGCAAGGCAGATCGCGACCCTCGACACTCTGGCCCGCGACTATCCCGATTCGGCGTTCGTTCCGGGGCACGGGCGTTTCCTCGACCGTCCCGAGCTCGACTCGTGGAAACTCGCCCGCGCTTCCGACGTGATGGCGCTGCGGGACTACCTCTCCGGCCTCCGGCAGGCCGTGAAGGAAGCCCGGGACGCCGGAAAGTCGGGAGCGGCGCTCCGGGAGGACGTCCTGCCGAAGATCCGCGCGCGGTGGGGCGACTGGTTCGCCTTCGACTTCTTCGCTCCGAAGAACATCGAGCAGACCGAGGCGGAGCTCGCGGGAGCGAAGGAGCGGCCGAAGCCGGCGGATTGA